A single Dechloromonas denitrificans DNA region contains:
- a CDS encoding ParA family protein: MRAVLVANPKGGAGKTTLATNLSGYFANQGKKTTLCDLDRQQSAIRWMAFRDQALPPVTGYFAGNQLGLNLPREADWVVVDAPAGLQGYKLSDYLRSVDKVVIPLVPSVFDMAATEDFLNSIRNEIRGQRTKVGIVAMRVDPRTKAAGMLEEFLTHFDIPIVAYLRNTQNYVNVAAAGATVFDPPRAKHRRDVEQWASLTEWLETE; this comes from the coding sequence ATGCGTGCAGTCCTAGTGGCGAATCCAAAAGGCGGGGCGGGCAAGACGACGCTGGCAACAAATTTGTCCGGTTATTTTGCCAATCAGGGCAAGAAAACCACCTTGTGCGATCTCGATCGCCAGCAGTCGGCAATTCGCTGGATGGCCTTTCGCGATCAGGCTCTGCCGCCGGTCACCGGCTACTTTGCCGGCAACCAGCTTGGCCTGAATTTGCCCAGGGAGGCCGACTGGGTGGTCGTCGATGCGCCGGCCGGGCTGCAAGGTTACAAGCTGAGCGATTATTTGCGCAGCGTCGACAAGGTCGTGATTCCCCTGGTGCCCTCGGTGTTCGACATGGCGGCCACCGAGGATTTTCTCAACTCGATCCGCAATGAAATTCGCGGCCAACGCACCAAGGTGGGCATCGTCGCCATGCGCGTCGATCCGCGGACCAAGGCGGCCGGCATGCTCGAGGAGTTCCTGACGCACTTCGATATTCCGATTGTTGCCTACCTTCGCAACACCCAGAACTACGTCAATGTCGCCGCCGCCGGGGCAACCGTGTTCGATCCGCCGCGCGCCAAACACCGGCGCGATGTCGAGCAATGGGCATCGCTGACCGAGTGGCTGGAAACTGAATAG
- a CDS encoding PLP-dependent aminotransferase family protein, producing the protein MVCNLIQISTTKTDHMKSALELETLKIRLNDADLQRLDLHQRIQRALRALILDGTLGPGVKLPATRALAKSLGVARDTVENAYVQLQRDGFVIRRKGSGSYVPETMGTELRGIERRRLRLREPNHKVTEPGAGLSRRGRMILESGGVFDQKVSRAFATGLPETRTFPTDVWERLQRQALKDFRGQVLLHGDPQGAEPLREEIAAYLNLERGAKVSAEQILVLSSTRQALFLCAQLLVDAGKPIMLENPGYFGAKKAFESAEAKVVPIDVDGQGIRTDLLRADRSGANCVYVTPSHQYPTGATLSLERRLDLINWAAETGKWILEDDYDSEFHYDGPPTACVQGLDKYQRTLYVGTFGKTLYPGLRMGYMALPHQLVSAFTCARSILDGHTPQILQLTLARFMDDGHYSSHVRAMRKLYASRREVMLKAIDRYLGGIVTPLRPAGGMQIPCFLKQGWSEAKTIRQAADVGVQFAGLSRLYLGPEKQFGWLLGYASLTDHEIETAMQRLASAITK; encoded by the coding sequence ATGGTCTGCAATTTGATTCAAATATCAACAACAAAAACAGACCACATGAAGAGCGCACTTGAGCTTGAAACGCTGAAAATCCGGTTGAATGACGCCGACCTTCAGCGTTTGGATCTGCACCAACGTATCCAGCGTGCCTTGCGCGCCCTGATACTCGATGGCACACTGGGACCGGGCGTCAAGCTACCTGCCACACGTGCGCTCGCCAAATCGCTGGGTGTTGCCCGCGACACCGTCGAAAACGCCTATGTGCAATTGCAGCGCGACGGCTTCGTCATCCGACGGAAAGGTTCTGGTAGCTATGTACCTGAGACGATGGGCACCGAGTTGCGCGGTATCGAGCGTCGGCGCCTGAGGCTTCGAGAGCCAAACCACAAAGTGACAGAGCCGGGAGCCGGCCTGAGCCGGCGCGGCCGGATGATCCTCGAAAGCGGCGGAGTGTTCGATCAGAAGGTCAGCCGAGCCTTTGCCACGGGCTTGCCGGAAACCCGCACCTTTCCCACCGATGTCTGGGAGCGCCTGCAGCGCCAGGCATTGAAAGACTTTCGCGGCCAGGTGCTTCTGCACGGAGACCCTCAAGGAGCCGAGCCACTGCGCGAGGAGATTGCCGCCTACTTGAATCTCGAACGTGGCGCCAAGGTTTCCGCCGAACAGATATTGGTGCTGAGCAGCACCAGGCAAGCGTTGTTCCTGTGCGCCCAGTTGCTCGTCGATGCCGGCAAGCCGATCATGCTGGAGAACCCCGGCTACTTTGGGGCAAAGAAGGCATTTGAATCCGCCGAAGCCAAGGTCGTCCCCATCGACGTCGATGGGCAAGGCATACGCACGGATCTGCTACGGGCGGATCGCAGCGGCGCCAATTGCGTCTACGTGACGCCTTCGCACCAATATCCCACCGGAGCCACCCTGTCGCTGGAACGCAGACTTGACTTGATCAACTGGGCGGCTGAAACCGGCAAGTGGATTCTCGAAGACGACTACGACAGCGAATTCCATTACGACGGCCCGCCAACGGCATGCGTTCAAGGCTTGGACAAATACCAAAGAACGCTCTATGTCGGCACCTTCGGCAAGACCCTCTATCCAGGCCTGCGTATGGGATACATGGCGCTACCCCATCAGCTCGTAAGCGCATTTACCTGCGCACGAAGCATCCTCGATGGGCACACACCGCAGATTCTCCAATTGACGTTGGCGCGCTTCATGGATGATGGGCACTACAGCTCTCATGTTCGCGCCATGCGCAAGCTATACGCCAGTCGCCGGGAGGTAATGCTGAAAGCCATCGACCGCTATCTTGGCGGGATAGTCACTCCGCTGCGCCCAGCCGGCGGCATGCAGATACCGTGTTTTTTGAAGCAGGGATGGTCAGAAGCGAAAACCATTCGGCAAGCAGCCGACGTAGGTGTGCAATTTGCCGGATTGAGTCGGTTATATCTGGGGCCGGAAAAACAGTTCGGCTGGTTGCTGGGCTACGCATCCTTAACGGATCATGAAATTGAAACCGCCATGCAACGCCTCGCGAGTGCCATAACGAAATAG